One stretch of Candidatus Eisenbacteria bacterium DNA includes these proteins:
- the yajC gene encoding preprotein translocase subunit YajC: protein MGTAWAQSGEPAGPPPMLVQLAPLVLIGAIFYMLLIRPEQRRRKDLESQVAGLKRNDQVVLSSGIHGRVTALGEKVLTIEIAPKVPVQVDRDSIGRVLTAPSAEAREKEREKS, encoded by the coding sequence GTGGGAACGGCGTGGGCACAGAGCGGCGAGCCCGCCGGGCCGCCGCCGATGCTGGTGCAGCTGGCGCCGCTCGTCCTGATCGGCGCCATCTTCTACATGCTGCTGATCCGGCCCGAGCAGCGCCGCCGCAAGGACCTGGAATCCCAGGTCGCGGGACTGAAGCGCAACGACCAGGTCGTCCTCTCGAGTGGCATCCACGGACGGGTGACCGCGCTCGGTGAGAAGGTCCTGACGATCGAGATCGCCCCCAAGGTGCCGGTGCAGGTCGATCGCGACTCGATCGGGCGCGTGCTGACGGCCCCGTCGGCGGAGGCCCGGGAGAAGGAACGGGAGAAGTCCTGA
- the secD gene encoding protein translocase subunit SecD yields the protein MGSVTYRAALFAALSLASLVMLAPTFAPSVPAWWPWKQSLRLGLDLQGGTHLLYTVGIEQAVDNTIDRVGRDLERELKSAQVGAFTVDREGRKLVVRLANKDKRQEARDIVKSRFPNLVSGESSGDADLTLELTPVEMERVRSGVVDQALQVIRNRIDQFGVTEPTVLAQGTDEIVVQLPGIQDPQRAKDLIGRTAVLEFKLVAQGPQAGTVDAPGPGMQVLPGAPNERGGKAKYLLERRPIMTGDVITDARVAPGGSLEGPVVEFVLDAEGTRLFGDATRANVQRQLAIVLDGYVESAPVIETPITEGRGIIRGRFDFKEAQDLANVLRNGALPAPLQLQEERTVGPSLGKDSIRKGSLSFIVGALGVIVFMLFYYRGGGAIADAALIVNVLLLLGVFAVGGFTLTLPGIAGVVLTTGMAVDVNVLVLERVREELRLGKSPRAAIEAGYERAKQAILDSNVCTFGSGLILFQFGTGPVRGFAVTLCVGILTTLATGVYGTRVVYDWLASRGRLKTVSV from the coding sequence ATGGGATCAGTCACCTATCGAGCCGCGCTCTTCGCGGCCTTGTCGCTGGCGTCGCTGGTGATGCTGGCGCCCACGTTCGCCCCGTCGGTGCCGGCCTGGTGGCCGTGGAAGCAGTCCTTGCGGCTCGGACTGGATCTGCAGGGCGGTACGCACCTCCTGTACACGGTCGGGATCGAGCAGGCGGTCGACAACACGATCGATCGCGTCGGGCGCGACCTCGAGCGGGAGCTGAAGTCGGCGCAGGTCGGCGCGTTCACCGTCGACCGCGAGGGCCGCAAGCTCGTGGTGCGCCTCGCGAACAAGGACAAGCGCCAGGAGGCACGCGACATCGTGAAGAGCCGCTTCCCGAACCTCGTGAGCGGCGAGAGCAGCGGCGATGCGGACCTGACGCTCGAGCTGACGCCCGTGGAGATGGAGCGCGTGCGCTCCGGCGTCGTCGATCAAGCGCTCCAGGTGATCCGCAATCGGATCGACCAGTTCGGCGTCACGGAGCCGACCGTGCTCGCGCAGGGCACCGACGAGATCGTCGTGCAGTTGCCGGGGATCCAGGATCCGCAGCGGGCAAAGGACCTGATCGGACGCACCGCCGTCCTCGAGTTCAAGCTCGTGGCGCAGGGTCCCCAGGCTGGCACCGTCGACGCGCCGGGACCCGGGATGCAGGTGCTGCCTGGAGCGCCGAACGAGCGCGGCGGCAAGGCGAAGTACCTGCTCGAGCGACGACCGATCATGACGGGCGACGTCATCACCGACGCGCGCGTGGCGCCGGGGGGCTCGCTCGAGGGACCGGTCGTCGAGTTCGTGCTCGACGCGGAGGGAACGCGGCTCTTCGGCGACGCGACGCGCGCCAACGTGCAGCGCCAGCTCGCGATCGTGCTCGACGGGTACGTCGAGTCGGCTCCGGTCATCGAGACGCCGATCACCGAGGGGCGCGGGATCATCCGCGGTCGCTTCGACTTCAAGGAAGCCCAGGACCTGGCGAACGTGCTGCGCAACGGCGCGCTGCCGGCGCCGTTGCAGCTCCAGGAGGAGCGCACGGTGGGCCCGTCGCTCGGCAAGGACTCGATTCGAAAGGGAAGCCTCTCCTTCATCGTGGGCGCCCTGGGCGTCATCGTGTTCATGCTGTTCTACTACCGCGGCGGCGGCGCGATCGCCGATGCCGCGTTGATCGTGAACGTGCTGCTCCTGCTCGGGGTCTTCGCCGTGGGAGGATTCACCCTCACCCTGCCTGGCATCGCGGGTGTGGTCCTGACGACGGGTATGGCCGTCGACGTCAACGTCCTGGTCCTCGAGCGGGTTCGGGAGGAGCTTCGCCTCGGCAAGTCGCCACGTGCGGCGATCGAAGCAGGCTACGAGCGTGCGAAGCAGGCGATCCTGGACTCGAACGTCTGCACCTTCGGATCGGGCCTGATCCTGTTCCAGTTCGGGACCGGCCCGGTGCGTGGATTCGCGGTCACCTTGTGCGTGGGGATTCTCACGACGCTCGCCACCGGCGTGTACGGAACCCGCGTCGTCTACGACTGGCTCGCGTCGCGCGGCCGCTTGAAGACCGTGAGCGTCTGA
- the secF gene encoding protein translocase subunit SecF: MAKPATTIPHFVELIPSNLKVDFVRMMGPMLMFSWTIILIGLVSIYLRGGLNYGIDFAGGTLVHVKFPQATAVADLRAALEGPGVRELIVQDVGGAGQEFQIRLLAAEGENETTTAANAKAGLQAKFGEGSFEVLRVETVGPKVGKDLWRDATLAVLASTLLMGIYIWFRFDLRFGIGAAVALLHDVLITVALLSLFNMEFDLTTVSALLTVVGYSVHDTVIISDRIRENLTKMRKETLVTIVNRSINETLSRTIITSGTAILVTMSLFFLGGPVIHSFAFALLVGFTVGTYSSIYVAAPIVIWLEGKVGRTA, translated from the coding sequence GTGGCGAAACCGGCGACCACGATCCCTCATTTCGTCGAGCTGATCCCATCGAACCTGAAGGTGGACTTCGTCCGCATGATGGGCCCGATGCTCATGTTTTCGTGGACCATCATCTTGATCGGACTCGTGTCGATCTACCTGCGGGGGGGCCTCAACTACGGGATCGACTTCGCCGGCGGGACGTTGGTCCACGTGAAGTTCCCGCAGGCGACGGCGGTGGCCGATCTCCGCGCGGCGCTCGAAGGGCCCGGGGTTCGCGAGCTCATCGTGCAGGACGTGGGCGGTGCCGGCCAGGAGTTCCAGATCCGGCTCCTCGCCGCCGAGGGAGAGAACGAAACCACGACGGCGGCGAACGCGAAGGCGGGGCTGCAGGCGAAGTTCGGCGAGGGCTCCTTCGAAGTACTCCGGGTCGAGACCGTGGGCCCGAAGGTCGGCAAGGACCTCTGGCGCGACGCGACGCTCGCCGTGCTGGCGTCGACGCTGCTCATGGGCATCTACATCTGGTTCCGCTTCGATCTGCGCTTCGGGATCGGGGCCGCCGTCGCGCTCTTGCACGACGTGCTCATCACCGTCGCGCTGTTGTCGCTCTTCAACATGGAGTTCGATCTGACGACCGTGAGCGCGCTGCTGACGGTGGTCGGCTACTCGGTGCACGATACCGTCATCATCTCCGACCGCATTCGTGAGAACCTCACCAAGATGCGCAAGGAGACCCTGGTCACGATCGTCAACCGGTCGATCAACGAGACCCTCTCGCGAACGATCATCACGAGCGGCACGGCGATCCTGGTCACGATGTCGCTCTTCTTCCTGGGCGGTCCGGTGATCCACAGCTTCGCGTTCGCGCTGCTGGTCGGCTTCACCGTCGGGACGTACTCGTCGATCTACGTGGCCGCGCCGATCGTCATCTGGCTCGAGGGCAAGGTCGGGCGCACCGCGTAG
- a CDS encoding helix-turn-helix domain-containing protein, with protein MVEKDEALLNSKEVAEILDLSPDTVNELARKSVLPAFKRGRQWRFRKPDIVSYKRERWSATAA; from the coding sequence ATGGTGGAGAAGGACGAGGCCCTGCTGAACAGCAAAGAAGTCGCCGAGATCCTCGATCTCAGCCCGGACACCGTCAACGAGCTCGCGCGCAAGAGCGTCCTGCCGGCCTTCAAACGTGGCCGCCAGTGGCGCTTTCGTAAACCCGACATCGTCTCCTACAAGCGGGAACGCTGGAGTGCGACCGCGGCATGA
- a CDS encoding methyltransferase domain-containing protein, whose amino-acid sequence MALANTQPHESALYYEFSHLYDAFFGRVFYPRIARVIRSLAIPPGARVLEIGVGTGLSLDAYPSHCQVVGIDLAPDMLERAQERIDRNGWRHITLEQGDALDLRFADNTFDYVMAFHVVSVVPDAGRLMREAQRVGKPGGLITVINHFRSENPAVARVQRVIDPMTRRLGWTTSLQLRDILDRRSLHVERQWKTSPRSLFTIVVARNAKAVRARAEVRGAAEVERTY is encoded by the coding sequence ATGGCCTTGGCAAACACGCAACCGCACGAGAGCGCGCTCTACTACGAGTTCTCACACCTCTACGACGCGTTCTTCGGGCGCGTGTTCTATCCGCGCATCGCCAGGGTGATCCGGTCACTCGCGATTCCCCCGGGGGCGCGGGTGCTGGAGATCGGCGTCGGCACGGGCCTCTCGCTCGATGCCTATCCGTCGCACTGCCAGGTGGTCGGCATCGACCTCGCGCCCGACATGCTGGAGCGCGCGCAGGAGCGGATCGATCGCAACGGCTGGCGCCACATCACGCTCGAGCAGGGAGATGCGCTCGACCTGCGCTTCGCCGACAACACGTTCGACTACGTGATGGCGTTCCACGTCGTGAGCGTGGTGCCCGATGCTGGACGCCTCATGCGGGAGGCGCAGCGCGTCGGCAAGCCGGGCGGGCTCATCACGGTCATCAACCACTTCCGCAGCGAGAATCCCGCGGTGGCCAGGGTACAGCGCGTGATCGACCCGATGACGCGGCGGCTCGGCTGGACGACGTCGCTCCAGCTTCGCGACATCCTCGATCGGCGCTCGCTGCACGTCGAGCGCCAGTGGAAGACCTCGCCGCGCTCGCTGTTCACGATCGTCGTCGCGCGCAACGCGAAGGCCGTCCGTGCTCGCGCCGAAGTGCGCGGCGCCGCCGAGGTCGAGCGGACCTACTGA
- the folD gene encoding bifunctional methylenetetrahydrofolate dehydrogenase/methenyltetrahydrofolate cyclohydrolase FolD, with product MGALIDGKAVAAAVRQEVRARVEALSARGTVAGLATVLVGDDPASQVYVGNKQKACTEVGIRSFGHRLPATTTQRELLALVASLAGNADVHGILVQLPLPKGLDAQAVIEAIPPAKDVDGLHPVSQGKLLAGAPGLRSCTPLGVMRLIDETRTELKGARAVVVGRSVLVGKPMALLLLERHATVTMCHSRTRDLGEEIGRADVVVAAAGQIGLVKGAWIRPGAIVIDVGTNRGPDGRLCGDVEFAPARERAAFITPVPGGVGPMTVAMLLVNTITAAEWSAASRAA from the coding sequence GTGGGAGCGCTCATAGACGGCAAGGCAGTCGCGGCGGCGGTGCGGCAGGAGGTGCGGGCGCGCGTCGAAGCCCTTTCCGCGCGCGGCACCGTCGCAGGGCTGGCGACCGTTCTCGTCGGCGACGATCCCGCCTCCCAGGTCTACGTCGGGAACAAGCAGAAGGCGTGCACCGAGGTGGGTATCCGCTCGTTCGGACACCGGCTGCCCGCGACGACCACGCAGCGCGAGCTGCTGGCGCTCGTCGCGTCGCTCGCCGGGAACGCCGACGTGCACGGCATCCTCGTCCAGCTCCCGCTCCCGAAGGGGCTCGACGCGCAGGCGGTGATCGAGGCGATTCCGCCCGCGAAGGACGTCGACGGCCTGCATCCGGTGAGCCAGGGCAAGCTCCTGGCCGGTGCGCCGGGGCTGCGGTCGTGCACGCCGCTCGGAGTCATGCGGCTCATCGACGAGACGCGAACGGAGCTGAAGGGGGCGCGCGCGGTCGTGGTCGGCCGGAGCGTGCTGGTCGGCAAGCCGATGGCGCTCCTCCTCCTCGAGCGGCACGCGACGGTCACCATGTGTCACTCGCGCACGCGGGATCTCGGCGAAGAAATCGGGCGCGCCGACGTGGTGGTCGCGGCGGCCGGTCAGATCGGGCTCGTGAAAGGCGCGTGGATCCGGCCCGGCGCGATCGTGATCGACGTCGGGACGAATCGCGGCCCCGACGGAAGGCTCTGCGGCGACGTCGAGTTCGCGCCGGCGCGGGAGCGCGCGGCCTTCATCACGCCGGTGCCGGGCGGCGTGGGGCCGATGACGGTCGCGATGCTGCTCGTCAACACGATAACCGCCGCCGAGTGGTCGGCAGCATCGCGCGCGGCCTGA
- the gcvT gene encoding glycine cleavage system aminomethyltransferase GcvT has protein sequence MPQRTALYDEHRALGARMVEFGGWEMPVSYRGATEEHRAVRERCGVFDVSHMGEVELRGAGAIAFCDRLTVNAVARLGDGDGQYTVLCDDGGHVIDDLIVYRLAANRLLLVVNAANTAIDLEWIRRACPADVTVVDRSAETGLVALQGPMAEQVLRKLTTIEVPGIRPFTIRTGRVAGEDAFVARTGYTGEDGFELFVGTAGLVALWRAVVKGAEEVGGMPCGLAARDTLRLEAALALCGTDMDRTTTPLEAGLAWVVKLDKGDFIGRAALRAQRERGIPRRLVGIELAEAGIPRHGFEVWSGERRVGQVTSGTKSPTLGTCIGLAYVERGFEAPGTALAVDIRGRRVPARVVERPFYRRRR, from the coding sequence ATGCCGCAGCGTACCGCCCTCTACGACGAGCATCGGGCGCTCGGCGCTCGCATGGTCGAGTTCGGGGGCTGGGAGATGCCCGTGTCCTATCGCGGCGCGACAGAGGAGCATCGCGCCGTGCGAGAGCGGTGCGGCGTCTTCGACGTGAGCCACATGGGCGAGGTCGAGCTGCGCGGCGCCGGGGCGATCGCGTTCTGTGACCGCCTCACCGTGAACGCCGTTGCGCGCCTCGGCGACGGCGACGGGCAATACACGGTGCTGTGCGACGACGGCGGCCACGTGATCGACGATCTGATCGTGTACCGCCTGGCGGCGAATCGCCTGCTCCTGGTCGTGAATGCCGCCAACACGGCGATCGATCTCGAGTGGATCCGTCGAGCGTGTCCGGCCGACGTCACGGTCGTCGACCGCAGCGCCGAGACGGGGCTCGTGGCGCTTCAGGGGCCGATGGCCGAGCAGGTGCTCCGGAAGCTCACCACGATCGAGGTGCCGGGCATACGTCCCTTCACCATCCGCACGGGCCGCGTCGCGGGCGAGGACGCGTTCGTGGCGCGGACGGGATACACGGGCGAGGACGGCTTCGAGCTGTTCGTGGGAACGGCGGGCCTCGTCGCCCTCTGGCGGGCGGTCGTGAAGGGCGCCGAGGAGGTGGGTGGCATGCCGTGTGGACTCGCCGCGCGCGACACGCTGCGCCTCGAAGCCGCGCTCGCGCTCTGTGGCACCGACATGGACCGCACGACGACGCCGCTCGAGGCGGGCCTCGCATGGGTCGTGAAGCTCGACAAGGGAGACTTCATCGGCCGCGCCGCCCTTCGCGCGCAGCGGGAGCGCGGCATCCCGCGCCGGCTCGTCGGCATCGAGCTCGCGGAGGCGGGCATCCCGCGCCACGGCTTCGAGGTGTGGAGCGGCGAGCGCCGGGTGGGGCAGGTGACCAGCGGCACGAAGTCGCCGACCCTAGGGACGTGCATCGGGCTCGCCTACGTCGAGCGTGGATTCGAGGCGCCGGGGACGGCGCTCGCTGTCGACATCCGAGGGCGACGTGTCCCCGCCCGTGTGGTAGAGCGGCCGTTCTATCGACGGCGGCGGTAG
- the gcvH gene encoding glycine cleavage system protein GcvH, translated as MKTPDDLRYTKDHEWIRVDGAEGTIGITDFAQDALGDVVFVELPAVGATLTQGQTFGVVESNKTVSDLFAPVAGKVVAVNEELRARPELVNQDPYGAGWMIKIAIDNPGQSTSLLDVAAYKAHVETDHA; from the coding sequence ATGAAGACACCGGACGATCTACGCTACACGAAGGATCACGAATGGATCCGGGTCGACGGAGCCGAGGGCACGATCGGCATCACGGACTTCGCGCAGGACGCGCTGGGTGACGTCGTGTTCGTGGAGCTGCCGGCGGTCGGTGCGACGCTGACGCAGGGACAGACGTTCGGCGTCGTGGAGTCGAACAAGACGGTCTCGGATCTCTTCGCGCCCGTGGCCGGCAAGGTCGTCGCCGTGAACGAGGAGCTGCGCGCGCGTCCCGAGCTGGTGAACCAGGACCCCTACGGGGCGGGGTGGATGATCAAGATCGCGATCGACAACCCCGGGCAATCGACCTCGCTCCTCGACGTGGCCGCGTACAAGGCCCACGTCGAGACCGATCACGCATGA
- the gcvPA gene encoding aminomethyl-transferring glycine dehydrogenase subunit GcvPA, with product MSAYTPHTPGDVAAMLSAIGVGSIDDLVAHVPAHLRERARIGLAPGLTEPDLRRALGDLAAKNEVVTEGATFVGAGAYPHLAPGVVNQILLRSEFATAYTPYQPEVSQGTLQSIFEFQTFAALILGLDVANASMYDGASATAEAVLMARRLVPGRSTVLVSRGVHPHYRETLATYVQGLADVRLREVPLDADGRTDMAALAGLIGPDTMCVVLGYPNVLGVVENVAAAATAVHAAGGLAITATPEPLALAYVRSPGGCGVDIAVAEGQSFGLPVSYGGPGVGLFATRDAHVRAMPGRIVGETVDAQGRRGYVLTLATREQHIRRQRATSNICTNQGLCALAVTVYLSMLGRDGLRRLAETNYRRAHAVAARLEAVGVPRVGSAPFFNEFVVRAPGAARAWEQIVARDGIVPGYPLARWLPEYMDTLLVCVTEVHDDPAVERLVRTLTPAGPAARAQAG from the coding sequence ATGAGCGCATACACGCCCCACACGCCCGGTGACGTCGCGGCGATGCTGTCCGCGATCGGCGTCGGATCGATCGACGACCTCGTCGCCCACGTGCCGGCACACCTGCGGGAGCGCGCGCGCATCGGGTTGGCCCCGGGACTGACCGAGCCGGACCTGCGTCGTGCGCTGGGCGACCTCGCGGCGAAGAACGAGGTGGTCACGGAAGGGGCCACGTTCGTCGGCGCCGGCGCGTATCCGCACCTCGCGCCGGGCGTGGTGAACCAGATCCTGCTGCGCTCGGAGTTCGCAACCGCCTACACGCCGTACCAACCCGAGGTGAGCCAGGGGACGCTGCAGTCGATCTTCGAGTTCCAGACGTTCGCGGCCCTGATCCTGGGGCTCGATGTCGCCAACGCCAGCATGTACGACGGCGCCTCGGCCACGGCCGAAGCCGTGCTGATGGCGCGGCGGCTCGTTCCCGGACGATCGACGGTGCTCGTGTCCCGCGGCGTCCATCCGCACTACCGCGAGACGCTCGCGACCTACGTCCAGGGGCTCGCCGACGTCCGTCTGCGCGAGGTCCCGCTCGACGCCGATGGTCGCACCGACATGGCGGCGCTCGCGGGGCTGATTGGTCCGGACACGATGTGCGTCGTGCTCGGGTACCCGAACGTTCTCGGCGTCGTCGAGAACGTGGCTGCCGCCGCCACGGCGGTGCACGCGGCCGGCGGGCTTGCGATCACGGCTACGCCGGAGCCGCTCGCGCTCGCGTACGTCCGCTCGCCGGGCGGGTGCGGCGTCGACATCGCCGTCGCCGAGGGCCAGAGCTTCGGGCTTCCGGTGTCGTACGGCGGACCCGGCGTCGGCCTGTTCGCGACCCGCGACGCCCACGTGCGCGCGATGCCCGGTCGCATCGTCGGGGAGACCGTCGACGCGCAGGGGCGGCGCGGGTACGTGCTCACCCTCGCGACCCGCGAGCAGCACATCCGCCGGCAGCGCGCGACATCGAACATCTGCACGAACCAGGGGCTGTGTGCGCTGGCCGTGACGGTCTACCTGTCCATGCTGGGACGCGACGGCCTGCGCCGGCTGGCGGAGACCAACTACCGGCGTGCACACGCGGTGGCGGCACGCCTCGAGGCGGTCGGGGTGCCGCGCGTCGGATCGGCTCCCTTCTTCAACGAGTTCGTGGTCCGGGCGCCCGGGGCTGCGCGAGCGTGGGAGCAGATCGTCGCGCGCGACGGCATCGTACCCGGGTATCCGCTCGCACGCTGGCTGCCCGAGTACATGGACACGCTTCTCGTGTGCGTCACCGAGGTCCACGACGATCCGGCCGTCGAGCGACTCGTGCGGACGTTGACGCCGGCGGGGCCCGCAGCGCGGGCGCAGGCGGGCTGA